In a genomic window of Glycine max cultivar Williams 82 chromosome 13, Glycine_max_v4.0, whole genome shotgun sequence:
- the LOC100817361 gene encoding uncharacterized protein isoform X3 — MAQNASFQQQKFIIPNKYGYKLVGILHESGTKEIVLLCHGGRASKENFIMTNLAAALENAGISSFRFDFTGNGESEGSFEIGGFWREADDIHAVAQHFQEANRTVIAIVGHSKGANAALLYASKYHDIKTIVNLSGCHDLKVGLENRFGKDFLERLRKEGFIEFKAESGINYRVTEESLTDRLNIIMLEECLHIDKKCRFFTVHGSADIQIPVVAAHELAKILPNHKLHIIEGADHVYTDHQAELASVVLNFIKETLKLDKLNASP, encoded by the exons ATGGCACAAAACGCAT CATTTCAGCAGCAGAAATTCATAATACCTAACAAGTATGGCTATAAATTAGTGGGGATATTACATGAATCTGGAACCAAAGAGATTGTTCTCCTATGCCATGGGGGTCGAGCTTCCAAG GAAAACTTTATCATGACCAATCTTGCTGCTGCTCTAGAGAATGCAGGAATCAGTTCTTTCCGCTTTGACTTCACTGGAAATGG GGAAAGTGAAGGTTCATTTGAAATTGGTGGCTTCTGGAGGGAAGCTGATGATATACATGCTGTAGCTCAACACTTTCAAGAAGCAAACCGCACAGTTATTGCAATTGTTGGGCACAGTAAAG GAGCTAATGCAGCACTTCTTTATGCTTCAAAATATCATGATATTAAAACCATTGTCAACCTATCTGGCTGCCATGATTTGAAGGTGGGTCTTGAAAATCGCTTTGGAAAAGATTTTCTGGAAAGACTCAGGAAGGAAGGTTTTATTGAGTTTAAGGCAGAGTCAG GTATTAATTATCGTGTAACTGAGGAAAGTTTGACGGATCGGTTAAACATAATTATGCTTGAAGAATGCCTGCATATTGACAAAAAATGCAG GTTCTTTACAGTTCATGGTAGTGCAGACATCCAAATCCCGGTTGTAGCTGCGCATGAGTTAGCCAAGATCCTACCTAATCACAAGTTGCACATCATAGAGGGAGCTGATCATGTATATACTGATCATCAAGCTGAGTTAGCGTcagttgtgctgaattttataaAGGAAACATTGAAACTGGACAAGCTTAATGCTA GTCCTTGA
- the LOC100817361 gene encoding uncharacterized protein isoform X1, whose amino-acid sequence MAQNASFQQQKFIIPNKYGYKLVGILHESGTKEIVLLCHGGRASKENFIMTNLAAALENAGISSFRFDFTGNGESEGSFEIGGFWREADDIHAVAQHFQEANRTVIAIVGHSKGANAALLYASKYHDIKTIVNLSGCHDLKVGLENRFGKDFLERLRKEGFIEFKAESGINYRVTEESLTDRLNIIMLEECLHIDKKCRYDRFFTVHGSADIQIPVVAAHELAKILPNHKLHIIEGADHVYTDHQAELASVVLNFIKETLKLDKLNASP is encoded by the exons ATGGCACAAAACGCAT CATTTCAGCAGCAGAAATTCATAATACCTAACAAGTATGGCTATAAATTAGTGGGGATATTACATGAATCTGGAACCAAAGAGATTGTTCTCCTATGCCATGGGGGTCGAGCTTCCAAG GAAAACTTTATCATGACCAATCTTGCTGCTGCTCTAGAGAATGCAGGAATCAGTTCTTTCCGCTTTGACTTCACTGGAAATGG GGAAAGTGAAGGTTCATTTGAAATTGGTGGCTTCTGGAGGGAAGCTGATGATATACATGCTGTAGCTCAACACTTTCAAGAAGCAAACCGCACAGTTATTGCAATTGTTGGGCACAGTAAAG GAGCTAATGCAGCACTTCTTTATGCTTCAAAATATCATGATATTAAAACCATTGTCAACCTATCTGGCTGCCATGATTTGAAGGTGGGTCTTGAAAATCGCTTTGGAAAAGATTTTCTGGAAAGACTCAGGAAGGAAGGTTTTATTGAGTTTAAGGCAGAGTCAG GTATTAATTATCGTGTAACTGAGGAAAGTTTGACGGATCGGTTAAACATAATTATGCTTGAAGAATGCCTGCATATTGACAAAAAATGCAG ATATGACAGGTTCTTTACAGTTCATGGTAGTGCAGACATCCAAATCCCGGTTGTAGCTGCGCATGAGTTAGCCAAGATCCTACCTAATCACAAGTTGCACATCATAGAGGGAGCTGATCATGTATATACTGATCATCAAGCTGAGTTAGCGTcagttgtgctgaattttataaAGGAAACATTGAAACTGGACAAGCTTAATGCTA GTCCTTGA
- the LOC100817361 gene encoding uncharacterized protein isoform X4 gives MAQNASFQQQKFIIPNKYGYKLVGILHESGTKEIVLLCHGGRASKENFIMTNLAAALENAGISSFRFDFTGNGESEGSFEIGGFWREADDIHAVAQHFQEANRTVIAIVGHSKGANAALLYASKYHDIKTIVNLSGCHDLKVGLENRFGKDFLERLRKEGFIEFKAESGINYRVTEESLTDRLNIIMLEECLHIDKKCRFFTVHGSADIQIPVVAAHELAKILPNHKLHIIEGADHVYTDHQAELASVVLNFIKETLKLDKLNAS, from the exons ATGGCACAAAACGCAT CATTTCAGCAGCAGAAATTCATAATACCTAACAAGTATGGCTATAAATTAGTGGGGATATTACATGAATCTGGAACCAAAGAGATTGTTCTCCTATGCCATGGGGGTCGAGCTTCCAAG GAAAACTTTATCATGACCAATCTTGCTGCTGCTCTAGAGAATGCAGGAATCAGTTCTTTCCGCTTTGACTTCACTGGAAATGG GGAAAGTGAAGGTTCATTTGAAATTGGTGGCTTCTGGAGGGAAGCTGATGATATACATGCTGTAGCTCAACACTTTCAAGAAGCAAACCGCACAGTTATTGCAATTGTTGGGCACAGTAAAG GAGCTAATGCAGCACTTCTTTATGCTTCAAAATATCATGATATTAAAACCATTGTCAACCTATCTGGCTGCCATGATTTGAAGGTGGGTCTTGAAAATCGCTTTGGAAAAGATTTTCTGGAAAGACTCAGGAAGGAAGGTTTTATTGAGTTTAAGGCAGAGTCAG GTATTAATTATCGTGTAACTGAGGAAAGTTTGACGGATCGGTTAAACATAATTATGCTTGAAGAATGCCTGCATATTGACAAAAAATGCAG GTTCTTTACAGTTCATGGTAGTGCAGACATCCAAATCCCGGTTGTAGCTGCGCATGAGTTAGCCAAGATCCTACCTAATCACAAGTTGCACATCATAGAGGGAGCTGATCATGTATATACTGATCATCAAGCTGAGTTAGCGTcagttgtgctgaattttataaAGGAAACATTGAAACTGGACAAGCTTAATGCTAGTTAG
- the LOC100817361 gene encoding uncharacterized protein isoform X2: MAQNASFQQQKFIIPNKYGYKLVGILHESGTKEIVLLCHGGRASKENFIMTNLAAALENAGISSFRFDFTGNGESEGSFEIGGFWREADDIHAVAQHFQEANRTVIAIVGHSKGANAALLYASKYHDIKTIVNLSGCHDLKVGLENRFGKDFLERLRKEGFIEFKAESGINYRVTEESLTDRLNIIMLEECLHIDKKCRYDRFFTVHGSADIQIPVVAAHELAKILPNHKLHIIEGADHVYTDHQAELASVVLNFIKETLKLDKLNAS, from the exons ATGGCACAAAACGCAT CATTTCAGCAGCAGAAATTCATAATACCTAACAAGTATGGCTATAAATTAGTGGGGATATTACATGAATCTGGAACCAAAGAGATTGTTCTCCTATGCCATGGGGGTCGAGCTTCCAAG GAAAACTTTATCATGACCAATCTTGCTGCTGCTCTAGAGAATGCAGGAATCAGTTCTTTCCGCTTTGACTTCACTGGAAATGG GGAAAGTGAAGGTTCATTTGAAATTGGTGGCTTCTGGAGGGAAGCTGATGATATACATGCTGTAGCTCAACACTTTCAAGAAGCAAACCGCACAGTTATTGCAATTGTTGGGCACAGTAAAG GAGCTAATGCAGCACTTCTTTATGCTTCAAAATATCATGATATTAAAACCATTGTCAACCTATCTGGCTGCCATGATTTGAAGGTGGGTCTTGAAAATCGCTTTGGAAAAGATTTTCTGGAAAGACTCAGGAAGGAAGGTTTTATTGAGTTTAAGGCAGAGTCAG GTATTAATTATCGTGTAACTGAGGAAAGTTTGACGGATCGGTTAAACATAATTATGCTTGAAGAATGCCTGCATATTGACAAAAAATGCAG ATATGACAGGTTCTTTACAGTTCATGGTAGTGCAGACATCCAAATCCCGGTTGTAGCTGCGCATGAGTTAGCCAAGATCCTACCTAATCACAAGTTGCACATCATAGAGGGAGCTGATCATGTATATACTGATCATCAAGCTGAGTTAGCGTcagttgtgctgaattttataaAGGAAACATTGAAACTGGACAAGCTTAATGCTAGTTAG
- the LOC100817361 gene encoding uncharacterized protein isoform X5: MAQNASFQQQKFIIPNKYGYKLVGILHESGTKEIVLLCHGGRASKENFIMTNLAAALENAGISSFRFDFTGNGESEGSFEIGGFWREADDIHAVAQHFQEANRTVIAIVGHSKGANAALLYASKYHDIKTIVNLSGCHDLKVGLENRFGKDFLERLRKEGFIEFKAESGINYRVTEESLTDRLNIIMLEECLHIDKKCSSW, translated from the exons ATGGCACAAAACGCAT CATTTCAGCAGCAGAAATTCATAATACCTAACAAGTATGGCTATAAATTAGTGGGGATATTACATGAATCTGGAACCAAAGAGATTGTTCTCCTATGCCATGGGGGTCGAGCTTCCAAG GAAAACTTTATCATGACCAATCTTGCTGCTGCTCTAGAGAATGCAGGAATCAGTTCTTTCCGCTTTGACTTCACTGGAAATGG GGAAAGTGAAGGTTCATTTGAAATTGGTGGCTTCTGGAGGGAAGCTGATGATATACATGCTGTAGCTCAACACTTTCAAGAAGCAAACCGCACAGTTATTGCAATTGTTGGGCACAGTAAAG GAGCTAATGCAGCACTTCTTTATGCTTCAAAATATCATGATATTAAAACCATTGTCAACCTATCTGGCTGCCATGATTTGAAGGTGGGTCTTGAAAATCGCTTTGGAAAAGATTTTCTGGAAAGACTCAGGAAGGAAGGTTTTATTGAGTTTAAGGCAGAGTCAG GTATTAATTATCGTGTAACTGAGGAAAGTTTGACGGATCGGTTAAACATAATTATGCTTGAAGAATGCCTGCATATTGACAAAAAATGCAG TTCATGGTAG